The genomic stretch AAAAACCTTAAAGAAGCTTTGGCTGGTGATAATGCAGGATTATTACTTCGTGGTGTAAACCGTGATGAAATTGAGCGTGGTCAAGTTTTAGCAAAGCCTGGGTCAATTATCCCTCACACAGAATTTGAAGCAGCTATTTATGTACTTAAAAAAGAAGAAGGTGGACGTCACACACCATTCTTCAAAAACTATAAACCACAATTCTACTTCCGTACAACAGACGTTACTGGTGGAGTTGAATTCGAAGCTGGACGTGAAATGGTTATTCCAGGTGAAAATGTTAACTTAAAAGTTAAATTAATCGCTCCTATCGCAGTTGAAGAAGGAACTAAGTTCTCAATTCGTGAAGGTGGACGTACAGTTGGTGCTGGTTCAGTAACAAAAATTCTTAAATAATTTTTTAATAATAAACAAAAACTACAAGCTTAAGTTTGTAGTTTTTTTATTTAATTATTCTTAAATTTAAATTCCTCAGGGACAACACTTAATCCATTAGGAAATAAATGTGTTTTTAAATTTGGATTTTTAGCAAGCATAGCTTCACGGTATGACTTGCCAACATTTTGATCTTTTCCTCCACCATAAATAACGTCATATTGTGGTAGATTATAAGTTCCATATAATTCTTTATAATCATAACCGTTAGATCTAAAAGCTGCAGCTATACCTGTTAAAGAAGAAGAGTTAACACTGTGGAAAATACCTACTAATTTATTCTCTTGATTACGAACTGATGAACCACTAGCCCCACCACCAGGAGCAAATCTACGAGGCATATAACCTAAGTTCATTGAAACATATTCTTTACCATCATCAGATGATACATATGCGCCTGCTCCTGATAGTGGAGCACTTAGAAATTGGTCAACAATACCTGGTTTCTCCGTGAAAGTACGGTATCCTAGAGCATAAGATAATCCGTACCCTACTTCATAATTTAATTTGGTAACTTCATCATCTGTAGGTCCTGGTTTTTTGTATAGCTCATATGAGGCATTAGTTCATAAACTATAAGTATTTTTTGCATTTGCTATTAATACTTCATCCTCATATCTATCTAAAAAGAAGTCAAAAAAACCGTTTGATTGAGTTTTGGGATAACCTAAAATGTATAAACTATCATATTCTTTTAATTTTTCTAGTTCGTTTTTGTTCAAAGCTAAAGGAATATCTATTTTTTCATAATTATTTAAATAATCATAATTAACAAAAGATATTTTCTGATCATTTTTATCTGCATAGTTATTAGTTATATCCCTGACTTGTTCTTCAGTAAAATTAGTTTTACTAAAATCAACTTCAAAAACAGCAAAATCAATGAATTCTTTTTTGTTAAAAGTTTTGTCTGCTAAGTAATCAACTGGATCTTTAGTTAAATAATCTCTACCATCAAAAATACGAGTTAATGCCAATTTATTACTATCATTAAAATTAAGTGAGGTATATCTATCATCCATTGGTATGGTTTGCAATTTTTGATATAGCGAAGGGGTTCTTTCACTTAACACAGTTAACTGAAAGTTTTGAAAATTCTCTTTGTCAATTGTATCAATTACGTGTAAATTAGTAGCAAAATAAAATTTCTTAGGATATGATCCATCACTAGTTATTTCATGATCAATAATTCATGCTGTTCCAGCATGAGGTGTGGTGCTTCTATACCACGGTTCTAAATGTCTAAAATTAGTAGTTTCTCTAACTCTTTTAGTTATATTATCTTTAGTTTTTTCACTTAATCCTGAAGCATTTTTCATTTTCTCTAAAATTAAGTCTTGTCTATAGTAAATATATTCATCATATAATTTTGAAGCATCTGAGGCAGAATTTTCACTTTGTATTTGTTTTCAAGCTTGTGAAATTAATTCATCAACTACACCTGCAACAGTAATGTTTCTTTGCAGCTTATCTTTAAGTTCTTGCCTTTTATTTAAATCTTTAATCTTATCAAATAAATTATTAACTAAGTTATCATCATTCTTCATAATTTCTTTAGCTAACTCACGTTCCTTTTCATCAATTGAAACTGACCAGTTGGTTAGTTTCAATTGATAAGTTTGAAGCGCCATAGTTTTATATTGTTCATTAGTAATGGTTCTTGCTAGCCCGACATTTTTAAAGGTTTCTTTGTTATACCCATCAACTCATGAATAAATTTTTGGTGCTTCTTTTTTTTGCATGTTAAGTCCAATAAAATTACCCTTTGTATCATATTCAGGAATTGTCATTCCTAAACGGTTGGAACGATCATATGTAGGGACTCCTACTTCATTAGCTTTTTGATCAAACTTTTGTTTTTGAGAAGTTTGAATATTCGTTTCTCTTAAAGTAGTATTTCTTTCTAAACCCTGATCATATTGCTCCATATCCTTGTTGTATCTCTCTTTTTGAGTAAAGTTAACATATTGACCCCATTGAGATTGTGATGGAGCAGGACTTTGATTAATAATAAAATTACTCTCTTGTTTAAAGCCATCTACTTCAAAATTAAGAAATTCTTCTGTATTTTTATAACCAAAAATAACTCTAACCTTATCTTGTTCTAAATTAACTACATTAACAAAATATAGATCTTCTGAATGAGCTTCTTTTAAAGTTAAAGTTAATTCATTTGAAGCAACTTGATCGACGAACTGTTTACTAGTTAATTGTTCTTTAAAATTTGTGGAATTAATAAATGAACCTTGAACAGAAAATAATTCGTCAAAACTTTTACCAGATACATACTCTTTCACAGATTGTAAAGATGGGAGCTGCTTTTTAAATATATTTGGATCTACTGGTGTAGTAGTTCCACTGCCATTACCTGGGGTTGTTACATCTCCAGGATTTGTAGGATCATTTGGCTTTTTTTCATTACTTTGGCAACTAGTCAAAGCAAAAAAACCAACTAAGCTTAAAATTGAACCATTAAGTAACAGTATTTTTTTATTAAATTTCTTCATATAAACTCCTTGTAAAATATAAAATTATCTTTAATAAAAATATTATATATTATTTACAATATATATAGAGTATAATTATAAAATGGCAACAATTATTAAACATCCAATTATCAATATCAAACTTGATCAATTACGCAATATTAAAACTAATCATTCACAATTTCGTTCAATTATGAATGATTTAGCTAAATTACTTATTTATCCAGTTTTAAAAAATTATGAAACTAAAAAAACACCAGAAATTAGTGGAACAAAGAAGCAGTACCAATCAAATATTTACGATCAACCAATTTTACTAATTCCAATTTTAAGAGCAGGGTTAGGTCTTTTAAATGGCTTTAGTGAAATTCTGCCAGAAGCTAAAATTGGTCATATTGGGTTATATCGTGATGAAAATAACCAAATTAAAGAATATTTATACAAACTACCTGAAATATCTAAAAATGCAAAAGTTATCTTGCTTGATCCGATGCTAGCTACTGGTGCATCATTAGCAATAGCAATCAAAAAATTAAATCAAGAAGGTTTTAACGATATTTCAGTAGTTACCTTAATTGCTTCAGAGCCAGGAATAAAGTATATTGAAAATATTTATCCAACTGTAAAAATTTTTAGCACTGCTCTGGATCCAATTCTCAATGAAAAAGGTTATATTATCCCAGGACTGGGTGATGCAGGAGATCGATTATTTGGTACAAAATAAAATCTATTCATATTTTGAATAGATTTTTAAATCATAAATAATAATAACATTATTTAATGTTATAATTAAAATAATGTATTTTAAAAATCAGGGGACAAGATGAAAAATAAAATTAACCAAACAATCGAAAATGTAGTTGAAGAAACATTAGAAAAGACTCTTTCAGAACGTTTTGAAAGATATGCTAAGTATGTTATTCAGCAAAGAGCATTGCCAGATGTCAGAGATGGTTTGAAACCTGTGCAGCGGAGAATTTTATATTCAATGTTTACTTTAGGTTTAGATCCTGACAAACCATATAAAAAATCAGCACGTGTAGTTGGCGATGTAATTGGTAAATATCACCCGCATGGTGATTCGTCTGTTTATGAAGCTATGGTTAATCTCTCACAGTGGTGAAAAATGAATCTCCCAATCTTAGATATGCATGGTAATATCGGTTCAATTGATAATGATCCAGCAGCTCAAATGAGATATACTGAAGTAAGGCTTTCAAAAGTAGCTCAATACATGATTGGTGATATAAAGAAAAAAACAACTTTATTTGTCCCTAATTTTGATGATTCTGAACAAGAACCCTTAGTACTTCCTTCTTTGTTTCCTAATTTACTAGTTAATGGTGCTATGGGAATAGCTGTTGGAATGGCAACAAATATGTTACCTCATAACTTAAATGAAATTATTGATGCTTCTATTTATAAAATTAAAAATCCCCAAACATCATTAAAATCACTTATGAAATATATCCAAGGGCCAGATTTCCCAACTGGCGGAATTATTCATGGAACTAATGGAATTATCGAAGGATTTGAAACTGGTAATAATTCTACTAAAAATAAAATTAAGTTATTTAGTAAATATAATGTATATACCAAAGGTCAGTATAAATATATTGAAATAACTGAAATACCTTATGGAGTAATTAAATCATCCTTAGTCTATTCAATTGATGAAATAATTCAAAATAAAGCTATAGCAGGGTTATTAGAAATAAAAGATCAATCTGACCGGAGTGGCATTAACATCTTATTAGTTTTAGAAAAAGATGCTAATGATAAAAGTATCATTAGCTACCTATTTGAAAAAACTAAGTTACAAAATACCTATAATTATAACCAAGTAGTTATAATTAATGGGCGACCAAAACTAGCTTCCCTCCTTGATTTATTAGATAACTATATTTTACATGTTAAAGATGTTAAAAGTAAAGTCATTAAGTTTGATTTAGAAAAAAGCAAGTTAAGACTTGAAATTATTTTAGGACTTTTAAAAGTTACTGAAATAACTGATGAAGTTATTGCTCTAATCCGCAATTGTGAAGGTTCAAAATCAGGAGTTATTAATGCTTTAATGCTGTCTTTTAACTTTACTGAAAACCAAGCAACTGCAATTGCTGAATTAAGATTATATAAACTTAGCAAAACTGATAAAGAGGCTTTATTAGATGAAAAAGCTCAGTTAATTAAAAATATTGAGCATTATGAATTATTATTAAATGATGAAGTTAAATTTAATGAATATGTTATTAATGAACTTAAAAGCATTAAAAAACTTTTTGGCAAAGAGCGCAAAACTCAAATTATTCAAGAAGATTTTAATTTTACATACCATGAAACTGATTTAATTAAAGAAGAAGTTAATTATGTTGGAATTACAAAACAAGGCTTTATTAAAAAATTTAGTGATAAAACCGTTGTTTCCAATTCATTATCAACGTATCCTTTAAAAGATAATGATGTTTTAAAATATTTTAATAAATTAAATTCTATGAATACATTACTTATTTTTACAAACTTCGGTAACTATATTCAAGTTCCAGTTTACAAAATAAACGAATGTAAGTGGCGAGAAACTGGTCAAAAACTAAGTGATTTAGTTCACTTAAAAGTAAGTGAAGAAGTAGTTTCAGTTATAAAAGTAGATAACTGAAATTCTAATACTTTTATAGTTATCGGTACTAAAAATGGTTTATTTAAAAAAGTTAAATTAACTGAATTTAAGGTGCAAAGATTGAATAAAGTTTATAACGCCATTAATCTTACCAATGATGATAAAGTCATAAATGTAGCATTAAGTAATGGTTTATATCATATTTTAATCTTAACTAAAAATGGTTTATGCTCATTATATCCGGAAACTGATATTGCTATATATTCACCAAAGGCAAAAGGCAATAAAGGAGTTTATTTATCTTTAAGTGATAAAGTAGAAAACTTTGCAATGGTTCAAAATAATGATATAGTTAGTATTTTAACTGCTAAAGGACAAATTAAACATATGTTAGTTTCAAAACTAACATATGTTCCAAAATCTATTAAAGGTAAAAAAATTATTGAAGTTTTAGAATCCAAAATTATTGATCTATGCCCAGGATATAATCTTAAAGTAATAGGAGTAAATGGTAATATGCAAAGTTTTCTTGAAGAAATAAATCTTTCATCTCCAACAAAACATGCTTCTATAACAGACTTCAATATTCCATCATTATTAGAAGTATCATTTCTAAAACTAAATGATGAATTAGATTTACAAAAAACAGAACAAAAAATCAAAGAAAGTTCTTTAAAGCTAGAAGAACTTTTAAAGAAATTAAACAAATAAAGTAGGTAACAATGCAAAAATACACAGAACAAGAATTAGTCAGACGTAATAAATTGCAAGCATATAAAGAAATGAATGTTGAACCATTTGCCAAAGCAAATGGTCTTAAAGAAGTTCAATATTCTGATTATATTATTAAAAATTATGAATCATACACCAAAGAACAATTGCATGATTCAAATAATGAAGTAGCAGTAGCCGGAAGAATTATGACCATGCGTGGTCCTTTTATCTTAATCCAAGACTACCATTCTAAAATCCAAATATATTTTAACAAAAAAGAACATGAGTCTTTAGCTACTTTAGTTAATACTTTTGATATCGGGGATATCATTTATGTTGAAGGTAGTGTTATGAAAACAAATACCGGAGCTGTATGTGTCAAAACCAAAAATATAAAATTATTAACTAAAGCTCTTAAACCTCTTCCAGATAAATTCCACGGTTTAGTAGATGTTGAAGAAATCTATAGACATAGATATGTAGATTTAATTATGAATGAAGAATCAAAACAAGTATTTTGAACTAGAACAAAAATTATTTCAGAAATTAGAAGATATTTTGATGATTTAGAATACATGGAAGTTGAAACTCCATTTTTACACAACTACCTTTCTGGAGCTTCTGCTAAGCCTTTTACAACTCATCACAATGCCTTAAACCAAGATTTTGTTTTAAGAATTGCCACTGAAATTCCACTTAAAAAACTTCTTGTGGGTGGAATTGATAGAGTTTATGAAATAGGTCGCATTTTCCGTAACGAAG from Mycoplasmopsis bovirhinis encodes the following:
- the mip gene encoding Ig-specific serine endopeptidase MIP, translated to MKKFNKKILLLNGSILSLVGFFALTSCQSNEKKPNDPTNPGDVTTPGNGSGTTTPVDPNIFKKQLPSLQSVKEYVSGKSFDELFSVQGSFINSTNFKEQLTSKQFVDQVASNELTLTLKEAHSEDLYFVNVVNLEQDKVRVIFGYKNTEEFLNFEVDGFKQESNFIINQSPAPSQSQWGQYVNFTQKERYNKDMEQYDQGLERNTTLRETNIQTSQKQKFDQKANEVGVPTYDRSNRLGMTIPEYDTKGNFIGLNMQKKEAPKIYSWVDGYNKETFKNVGLARTITNEQYKTMALQTYQLKLTNWSVSIDEKERELAKEIMKNDDNLVNNLFDKIKDLNKRQELKDKLQRNITVAGVVDELISQAWKQIQSENSASDASKLYDEYIYYRQDLILEKMKNASGLSEKTKDNITKRVRETTNFRHLEPWYRSTTPHAGTAWIIDHEITSDGSYPKKFYFATNLHVIDTIDKENFQNFQLTVLSERTPSLYQKLQTIPMDDRYTSLNFNDSNKLALTRIFDGRDYLTKDPVDYLADKTFNKKEFIDFAVFEVDFSKTNFTEEQVRDITNNYADKNDQKISFVNYDYLNNYEKIDIPLALNKNELEKLKEYDSLYILGYPKTQSNGFFDFFLDRYEDEVLIANAKNTYSLWTNASYELYKKPGPTDDEVTKLNYEVGYGLSYALGYRTFTEKPGIVDQFLSAPLSGAGAYVSSDDGKEYVSMNLGYMPRRFAPGGGASGSSVRNQENKLVGIFHSVNSSSLTGIAAAFRSNGYDYKELYGTYNLPQYDVIYGGGKDQNVGKSYREAMLAKNPNLKTHLFPNGLSVVPEEFKFKNN
- the upp gene encoding uracil phosphoribosyltransferase, which codes for MATIIKHPIINIKLDQLRNIKTNHSQFRSIMNDLAKLLIYPVLKNYETKKTPEISGTKKQYQSNIYDQPILLIPILRAGLGLLNGFSEILPEAKIGHIGLYRDENNQIKEYLYKLPEISKNAKVILLDPMLATGASLAIAIKKLNQEGFNDISVVTLIASEPGIKYIENIYPTVKIFSTALDPILNEKGYIIPGLGDAGDRLFGTK
- a CDS encoding DNA gyrase/topoisomerase IV subunit A, encoding MKNKINQTIENVVEETLEKTLSERFERYAKYVIQQRALPDVRDGLKPVQRRILYSMFTLGLDPDKPYKKSARVVGDVIGKYHPHGDSSVYEAMVNLSQWWKMNLPILDMHGNIGSIDNDPAAQMRYTEVRLSKVAQYMIGDIKKKTTLFVPNFDDSEQEPLVLPSLFPNLLVNGAMGIAVGMATNMLPHNLNEIIDASIYKIKNPQTSLKSLMKYIQGPDFPTGGIIHGTNGIIEGFETGNNSTKNKIKLFSKYNVYTKGQYKYIEITEIPYGVIKSSLVYSIDEIIQNKAIAGLLEIKDQSDRSGINILLVLEKDANDKSIISYLFEKTKLQNTYNYNQVVIINGRPKLASLLDLLDNYILHVKDVKSKVIKFDLEKSKLRLEIILGLLKVTEITDEVIALIRNCEGSKSGVINALMLSFNFTENQATAIAELRLYKLSKTDKEALLDEKAQLIKNIEHYELLLNDEVKFNEYVINELKSIKKLFGKERKTQIIQEDFNFTYHETDLIKEEVNYVGITKQGFIKKFSDKTVVSNSLSTYPLKDNDVLKYFNKLNSMNTLLIFTNFGNYIQVPVYKINECKWRETGQKLSDLVHLKVSEEVVSVIKVDNWNSNTFIVIGTKNGLFKKVKLTEFKVQRLNKVYNAINLTNDDKVINVALSNGLYHILILTKNGLCSLYPETDIAIYSPKAKGNKGVYLSLSDKVENFAMVQNNDIVSILTAKGQIKHMLVSKLTYVPKSIKGKKIIEVLESKIIDLCPGYNLKVIGVNGNMQSFLEEINLSSPTKHASITDFNIPSLLEVSFLKLNDELDLQKTEQKIKESSLKLEELLKKLNK
- the lysS gene encoding lysine--tRNA ligase, which gives rise to MQKYTEQELVRRNKLQAYKEMNVEPFAKANGLKEVQYSDYIIKNYESYTKEQLHDSNNEVAVAGRIMTMRGPFILIQDYHSKIQIYFNKKEHESLATLVNTFDIGDIIYVEGSVMKTNTGAVCVKTKNIKLLTKALKPLPDKFHGLVDVEEIYRHRYVDLIMNEESKQVFWTRTKIISEIRRYFDDLEYMEVETPFLHNYLSGASAKPFTTHHNALNQDFVLRIATEIPLKKLLVGGIDRVYEIGRIFRNEGIDTTHNPEFTSIEFYEAYSNLEGMMNRTETLIKQIAKKLGKTKILNKGIEIDLESTFARIDMVEAVSKATNTDFKNISLEKAFEVAKNYGVKIQKYFQLGHIINELFELLIEKTLIQPTFVFGHPIEISPLTAKANDPRFTERAELFINTKEYANMYTELSDPIDQLERFKAQLEEKNNGNDEASNIDWDFIDSLNYAMPPAGGCGIGIDRLTMLLTEKESIRDVLLFPTLKHKK